The Thermodesulfobacteriota bacterium sequence GTCGTCGCCCAGCAGCGCCACGGCTCCGATGCCCAGACCCGTGGCCGCCACCGCCGCAAAGTTGTGATACGAGTCGAGCTGACCCACCCGGGCGCTCAAGGGAGCGAGGGCCTTCTCGGCCAGGGCAGCCCTGACCCGTGCCCGCTCCGCAGCGCTCAACGGGTCTCGGCACCAGTCATAGAACACCCCCACCCACACCGCCGCGTGGCCGGTGTCCAGCGAGGGCCGGCCGCCGCCGTAGCTCGGGTCCGTCCAGATCCCCGGCCAGGAGGCGAGGTGCCAGACGATCTCTCTGGCCTTCTCGAAGTAGCGCAGCTCCCCCGAGATCCGCCAGGCGATGAGGAAGTGCTGGAGCCGCGTCGTGATCGAGTCGGCCCGCTCCTGGAACATGGCTGTCCAGACGGGATAGTGCGGGGAGTCGTCGTGGCGGGGCGGCGGTGCGTCGGAGAGGGTGTAGGACCAGCTCTTGGAAGGCCCGCCCTCCCGGCCCGGGATGTCCACCTGATACCGGTAGGGCGGCGCCGCGGCAAGCTGATCCGCCCTTCGCCGGACGGCCTCCCACGACTGCGCGGCCGACCCCGAGACCGCGGCGGCCGCGGGAGCGGACAGGGCCGCCCGCACCCGGGCGAGCACCTCCGGCGTCACGAAAATCCTGGGGTCGGGCGCGGCGCCTGCCGCGGGTGCAGCGACGGCCAGCCAGGCGAGGGCCAGCAGCACCGCGCCGCCCACGAAGCGGCCCTTTCGAGCAAGGATCGTCATCGGGTCCCGGTCCGCACGTCGGTCACCCCAGTTGAGACCTCAACCGGGAACAGCGGCCTGTGGCCGCCGACACCGGCCCCTTCGGGGGGTTCCCAGTTCCCGGTTCCCAGTTCCGGGTTGAGACCTCAACCGGGAACAGCGGCCTGTGGCCGCCGACACCGGGAACAGCCGCCGCAGGCGGCCGACACCGGCCCCTTCGGGGAGTTCCCCAGTTCCCTTCCCCCTTCCCCCTACACAAGCCCCCGCAACAGAGCCATGGCTGGGGCGACCCGGATGCCCTCGGGGGTCACGTAGTCCTGTCGGCCCATGGCCGAGACCTGCCATGCCTGGGCGTCGGGGAACCGCGCCGTCAGGTAACGGAGCCCCCGGTCGACTTCGGCGTCGTCCCACTTGCACTCCACCAGCAGCAGCGGCCGGTGCCCCTCGGTCACCACGAAGTCGACCTCGCGGCGGTCTACGTCCCGGAAGTAGCGCAACTCAAGGTCCCGACCCTCCACGTCCTGTTCGTAGTGAACCCATTTGAGCAGGTGGCAGGCCACCAGGTTCTCGAATCGGGCCCCCGGCGCGGGCACCACGGACCAGTCCAGATGGTAGTGCTTCTGCTCTTTGCGCACCGCCCGCAGCCGAGGGGCGCCGAATGGCGCCAAGCGAAACACAGCATACAGCCGCTCCAGAATCTCGACCCAGCGGGCCACCGTCTTGTGGCTCACCCGCAGATCCTCTCGCAGGGCGTTCAGAGACAAGGGGGACCCCACGCGGTCGGGCAGCGCCAGCGTCAGCAGCTCCAGGGTCCCCAGGTCGGCCACCCGCTCCAACCCCGCCACCTCCTCGCGCACCAGCAGGGTCCGGTACTGCCGGGACCAGCGCCGCGCCTCGGTCTCCGAGCCCGAAAGATAGGGTTCGGGAAACCCGCCCAGGGTCAGCAGGTCGCCGAGCTCCGCCGCCGTGTCCAGCCCGAGCTCGGCCACCGAGAGGGGGTGGAGCCGCAACAGGTGATATCGCCCCTGTAGCGAATCGCCGCCGAAGCGGTACAGATCGAGCCGCGCGCTACCCGTCACCAGGATGCGCTGCCCCGGCCGGCGCCCGTCGTACAAGCCCTTCAGGTAGTTTCGCCAGGGGCGGTACTTGTGGATCTCATCAAAGACCCACAGGTCGCTCGCAGGCAGCCTCCGACGCAGGATTTGCTCCCGGTGCTCGGCCACGTCCCAGTTCAGGTACCCCGCCTCTGCGCCCTCCACGCTCCGGGCCAGGGTCGTCTTGCCCACCTGCCGAGGCCCGGCCACGAACACCATCTTCGCGTCCAGGTCGCGCTCGATCTGCGGTTTCAAGTAGCGAGTTTGGATGTCCACGGCGCCCTCTGGCTGCGATTCTACCCGCAGGAGAAAAAACACGCGAGTCATTTTGCTGCAGGTAGAATTTACTCGCTAGCCCTTCCGGGCTCCCCATTCCCAGTTCCCGGTTCCCGGTTAAGATCTCAACCGGGGCTCAACCGGGAACAGCGGCCTGTGGCCGCCGACACCGGGAACAGCCGCCGCAGGCGGCCGACACCGGCCCCTCCTTTCACCCTTCACCCTTCACCTTTCACCTTTCGATGTTCTCCTTCTCCAGGGCCAGCCGCACCGGCTCCCGGTCCGCGCCGAAGGACACCGAGCGGCCCTGCCGGGCCGCATCGCCTACGGGAGCCGGCTCCTACCCTCCACGAAACCCGTCAGGCAGTGCATCCTCGACGTCCTCTTCGGCCTCCCGAACCAGTGGGCGCCGCGCTTGCCGAGAGCGTTCCGCCACCCTAGAATGCCCATCTGGATAGACAGGAGGCCGATCGTGATCGAATACTCCATTGCCGAAGCCAAGAATCACCTGCCTAAGATCGTGCACGAGGTGGAGCAAGAGGGTGCCGTTCAACTCACCCGCCGCGGACGCCCCGTGGCCGTCATCCTTTCGGGAGCGGAATACGAGCGCCTCCTCCAAGACAGAACGCCTAGGGTCTCGCTCATGGAGACCATCGGGGCATGGCGGCGGGAGATCCAGGGTGGCTTTCCGGAGGTGAGCCGGGAGGAGGTCGAGACCTGGAGAGACCGGGCGCCAGGCAGAGGTTTCGAGTGGCCGGAATGAGGTACCTGTTGGACACCAACGTCCTGTCCGAACCGACCCGCCGGATGCCCGACGCGGGGGTCATGGCCCACCTGGCATTGCACGACAGCGAGTCGTGCACCGCGGCTCCGGTGATCCACGAGATGGTTTTCGGGATCGAACGAATGGATCCCGGGAGACGGCGCGAGCAGCTTTCGGAGTACGTGGCGCGAGTTCTTCGCGTCCCGATACCAGTACTGCCCTATGATGAGGCAGCCGCCAGGTGGCATGCCCGGGAGCGAGCCCGGCTCGAGAAGACCGGACAGCCTCCCGCCTTCGTGGACGGCCAAATCGCAGCGATTGCGGCCGTGCATGGACTGGTGCTCGTCACGCGCAACGTGCGGCAGTTCGAGGTCTTCGCCGACCTGCCCCTCGTAAACTGGTTTCAGGACGCGCACGCGAAACCTGCTTGACAATCGCGGTGTTCCCAGTTCCCAGTTCCCAGTTCCCAGTTCCCAGTTCCCGGTTAAGATCTCAACCGGGTCTCGACCGGGAACAGCGGCCTGTGGCCGCCGACACCGGGAACAGCCGCCGCAGGCGGCCGACACCGTCCCCTTCGGGGAGTTCCCGGTTCGGCTCAAACTCNNNNNNNNNNNNNNNNNNNNNNNNNNNNNNNNNNNNNNNNNNNNNNNNNNNNNNNNNNNNNNNNNNNNNNNNNNNNNNNNNNNNNNNNNNNNNNNNNNNNGTTCCCGGTTAAGATCTCAACCGGGTCTCGACCGGGAACAGCGGCCTGTGGCCGCCGACACCGGGAACAGCCGCCGCAGGCGGCCGACACCGTCCCCTTCGGGGAGTTCCCGGTTCGGCTCAAACTCGAAACGTGGAACGCGGAACGCCGAACCCGGCACGCCCGGTTCTCCTCACCCCTTCCACCACCCGCCCCAGGTCCCCCTCCGTCATGGCCGGTTGCCGCGACAGGTGCATGGCCCTCGTCCCCATCAGGGCAAGCGCCCCGTGGCTGACCGCCGCACAGGAGGCTTCACGCCGCCCGCCCGAGCGGGCGCACCTCTTCTTCAATCACGGGACCCACTGCCTTTTCGGCGACCTTGAGGTCATAGCTGGCCTGGAGGTTGAGCCAGAGCTGCGGCGTGGTACCGAAAAATCGGGCCAGACGAAGCGCGGTGTCTGCTGTAACCGCGCGCTTCTCGTTGAGGATAGCGGTAATCCGGTTCGGCGGTACTTGAAGCCTCCGAGCGAGTGCGTTGGCCGAGAGCCCCAAGGGCAGCAGAAACTCCTCGCGAAGAAATTCACCGGGGTGGATAGGGGGGAGCCTGTT is a genomic window containing:
- a CDS encoding ATP-binding protein codes for the protein MDIQTRYLKPQIERDLDAKMVFVAGPRQVGKTTLARSVEGAEAGYLNWDVAEHREQILRRRLPASDLWVFDEIHKYRPWRNYLKGLYDGRRPGQRILVTGSARLDLYRFGGDSLQGRYHLLRLHPLSVAELGLDTAAELGDLLTLGGFPEPYLSGSETEARRWSRQYRTLLVREEVAGLERVADLGTLELLTLALPDRVGSPLSLNALREDLRVSHKTVARWVEILERLYAVFRLAPFGAPRLRAVRKEQKHYHLDWSVVPAPGARFENLVACHLLKWVHYEQDVEGRDLELRYFRDVDRREVDFVVTEGHRPLLLVECKWDDAEVDRGLRYLTARFPDAQAWQVSAMGRQDYVTPEGIRVAPAMALLRGLV
- a CDS encoding type II toxin-antitoxin system Phd/YefM family antitoxin — its product is MIEYSIAEAKNHLPKIVHEVEQEGAVQLTRRGRPVAVILSGAEYERLLQDRTPRVSLMETIGAWRREIQGGFPEVSREEVETWRDRAPGRGFEWPE
- a CDS encoding type II toxin-antitoxin system VapC family toxin yields the protein MRYLLDTNVLSEPTRRMPDAGVMAHLALHDSESCTAAPVIHEMVFGIERMDPGRRREQLSEYVARVLRVPIPVLPYDEAAARWHARERARLEKTGQPPAFVDGQIAAIAAVHGLVLVTRNVRQFEVFADLPLVNWFQDAHAKPA
- a CDS encoding HigA family addiction module antitoxin, whose amino-acid sequence is MTVNRLPPIHPGEFLREEFLLPLGLSANALARRLQVPPNRITAILNEKRAVTADTALRLARFFGTTPQLWLNLQASYDLKVAEKAVGPVIEEEVRPLGRAA